The DNA sequence GGCCAGGCATCAATAGACACCAAACACAGGAAGGGGTTAGgcctgagagggggtgggggtgggaggtggagttGCACCCTTGTGAACAGAGTTGAGGTTagacttcagaaagaaaaaaaaaaatgctgattcTCACTGAAGAATGGACTTTGGGACGCCATGTCAGACCCTCCTACCACcacccttcccctgccctttACTCCCTCACCCCCCGGATCCCCAGGGGGTGGGGTCATTCTGGACCTTGCTACTTCCTGCTCCTGGCATCCACTGCTCAGAGACTATGGAGCTGTGGAGACAGCTGAGGCAGGCTGGACTGGTGCCCCCAGGGCTGGGTCCGCCCCCCAGGGCCCTGAGGGGTGTCCCCCCATCATGGAGAGCTGGCCAGACCCTCATGTCCCCAGGGACAGACACTGACGGTGCCAGGGAGAGTCTGCTGTGGATCTGGGAGGAGCTGGTGAGTGAGGAGTTTGGAGGGGCAAGAGATGgagtaggggtggggggagagtgaaTGAGTGGCAATGTCTGAAAATAGAAAGGGCCAGAGATTGAAAGACAGAAATTGAGAGACAGGAAtagagaaatacacacacacacatacacacacacacacacacacacacacacacagagctaaagagagagagacagacatatagacccagaaaagaaagaggtagagatagaaagaAGAGATTGAGGATAGtaacagagacagactcagatGATCTGAAAGATGACGacagagaaatagagacagagaaagatggaTATGGAAAGACATAGAGACAAAGACAGGTGTTGACACAGAGATAGATAATAAGAGAGGGAAACGAGAGACAAAGAGATTAAAAGTCAGACGCATACAGAGGGAGGTAGAGACAGGGAGGGACAATGAAATACAGAAACAGATCAAGAGACACTGAGAAGCAGGGTGACAGGTCCAGGGACATAGTGAGGACCTGCCCAAGAGCACATGTTACAGGTGGTAAGGTGATGGGTATAGGGACCATTGTGATGGGATTGtgcagtggaggagagagagagagagctcaccTCCAAATACAGCATGGGCAAGTGGAAATTTACAACCTAGGAGCCGCTGGGGGTTAGTGGGTAGAAAATTACATGAACGGAAAGGGGGCATTTGGGTAAAGTGACTCAGCAGGATTCCTGCTGAAGAGGGTCCAGGGTGATCTGACATCACCTGGGGGAAATGGGAGGATGAGGAACCCGATTAGATAGGCTATGGAGAGGATTCAGGTGTGGAGGctggggattctttttttttttttaaacatattgatttttttacagggaggaagggagagggacagagagtcaaaaacatcgatgagagagaaacatcgatcagctgcctcttgcacaccccctactggggatgtgcccgcaaccaaggtacatgcccttgaccggaatcgaacctgggacccttcagtgcgcaggccgacgctctatccactgagccaaacggtttTGGCGAGGCTGGGGATTCTTGCCAAAAGTGGATTTAACAAGGAGGTGCAGCTgaaaccggttcggctcagtggatagagcagtcggcctgcggactgaaaggtcccaggttcgattctggtcaagggcatgtaccttggttgccgggcacatccccagtagggggcgtgtaagaggcagctcgtggatgtttctagctctctatccctctcccttcctctctgtaaaaaatcaataaaacacattaaaaaaaacaaacaaggaggTGCAGAGGTAGGCCTAGGAAAAGATACAGGAGCCCGACCAAAGTTTTGTCAAGCAAAGAATCTTGGTTAGGTCTTGAGCTGGGACCTGCTGCCACcgaggttggggggtggggtggggggggtgggggaggggaaggcaggatgCTCTCTGGGGTGGAATGCCTATGACTTCCGTTTCCCTCGGGCAGGAGAACCTTCGAAGAGTGGATGTCCAGCTGCTTGGCCAGCTGTGTAGCTTGGGGCTGGAGATGGCGGTGCTGCGGGAGGAGCTGGTTGCTttcctggaagaggaggaggaggaggaggaaatcttcctggaagaggaggaggatgaagagccagagggaaagcaggaggaAGTACATCTGGgggcctcctgcccagcctcagGCCACCGGCTCCCCGACTTCGAGATGACTATCTGAGGCCCCGCCAGGGTGTTTCTCATTGGCATATGGAACTTGATGAAAATTTATGCAAAGAGGAGTGATTTGAAGGTGAGATCAACCTGCAAAGGTTCTGAAGATGCCTGCAGTGCAATTGGGGGACTGGCCTGGAGCTGTGGGCGTGTTTGAAGGTGGTGTGGGGAGTTTTCAGAAACACTGCAGGTGTGTTTGCAGGTGAGCTGCAGGAGTGCTGCAGGGGAGGTGTGGGCCTTGGCAAGTAGAATGCTGATGCTTGCGGATGGGGTTTGAGGGCTCAtgtggctgttgagcacttgGACTGGGCAGGCCCTAACGGAGGGGCGCTGTCAGTGTAACAAACATGCTGGATGCTACCTTTTCAAAGGCTTAGTATGGCAACAAGAATACAAAAcatttcaataatatttaaaattacatattgaaatgacaatattttgaGTGTACTGTAATACCTAAAATACgacaaaaattaatttcacctgtttaagatttttattgtggtaatatatacattaaaatgaacggttttaacttttttaggtgtacagttcagtagtgttccTTAAGTACATTcaattgttgtgcaaccatcaccgccATCCATCTGCAGAGCCCTTTTCATCTCACAAAACTGAAACTACCCATTAAACAGCTCCCCAGGCCCctcttccctcagcccctggcagccaccttTCTACTCTGCGAATCTGGCTACTCCAGGGACCTCATGTAAGTGggattatatagtatttgtccttttgtgtctcaCTTATTTTCCTTAGCACGTCTtgaaggttcatccatgttgtggcatgtgccagaattgtctttcttttttatgctgaATAATATCCACTAGTGTGTACCTTccacattttgttcatcattcatctgtccatggacacttgggttgtttctccCTTTTGGCTAGCATGAAGAATGCTGTTGTTATAAACATGGGTGTACAGGTAtctgttcaaatcctggctttcagttcttttgggtctatacctagaagtgagatttctggatcatatagtaattctatgtttaatttttaatttttattttatttatttattaatatattttattgattttttttacagagaagatgggagagggatagagagttagaaacatcgatgagagagaaacatcgattagttgcctcctgcacacccccccacttggggatgtgcccgcaaccaaggtacatgcccttgaccagaacccaacctgggacccctcagtctgcaggctgatgcgctatccactgaaccaaacggAGTAgagctaatttttaatttttattttgagagtacgtttagtaaagctggggacagtgaaaccaggaagggcttaggatagaagaagcgaCAGGAGCGCCTAGGCGGGGATATCTTAGCTCTCTGGGAATGTTCTAGGAAAGGAGTGGGCCTAGGCGGGGCTGCTGTGGCTCATtgaaaaggcagagaaaaggtgctttggagatggggtggggggtggggtgggggggatagtCCAGGATGAGTTGCTGCTGCCCATTGTTCCCCTGGTTGCAAATGTGTGGGGACCCTCAGAGTTTAGGAGacgcatgcctgtgggggaagagggTGCGGGCGTGCTCCCAAGAGGGAGCATGGGCCTATGTTTGATTTTCGGAGGAACCAGCGGaccgttttccacagtggctgtctAAGCGGGGATCGCTAGGTATTaacaaagaagggaaggaaagggaatcaGGCATTGTTAAGCCTCATCTACGGGGCAGCATAAGCCTGCTTCCCTCGGGAGTTGCAGCATTCACAGCATAGACGCTCCAGGGGACCACAGGGCTGCCTGCCAAGGGCATTCtcaccccagggacccccggctGGACGCGGGCCTTTGTTCTGGGCTTGATGAAGACAAGGCTGGACTTTCCTTTCAGGGGGACGGCCGGAGCTGAGACACCTTTGTGTTTACTTCAGTAAACCTTACCACTCCTCCCACACGGGGTCTCCTGGAAGGCCCCCTGAAAGGACCGCATTTCCACTGGCAACATTATACCATTTGGCATGTCCGCCAACAGTACACCGGagctccaatttctccacatcctttttctttttctttttttcacaatagccatcctaatgagtgtgaggtggtatctcattgtggttttgatttgcgttTCCCTAATGGTTACCAGTAAAgatactgagcatcttttcaagtgCTTATTCATGtttcttcttacatttttaaatatggctGCAAGAAAGTTAAAATTACACACCTAGCTCCCATTGTATTTCTATTGCACAGCACTATTTCAGAGGTCTGGCCATGGGAGGTGGGCGTGAGCCGATGAGCAGTGAGGGTTTATGATGTCCCCTGATCTGCTGCAAATGAGTCACAGCTCCACCTGCAGGAGACAGGCAGGTATCGGCGCATGGTGGCTGAGGAAAAGCGGACTGTAAATGTCCCTAttgcctaggtcagtgatgggcaagcttttgagcttggtgtgtcaaacttcgccaaaacactgagcaaaactcgggtagtgtgtcactttgaggaaaaaacattattttgcgatatttatagtttaaataacataaatgtataattgttatatataattgtacttaataaaccaaaaactaaatatttaacttacctgcttagtgacttctttgttcatccgtcagccggtttcttttgttggtcttgatattatttagcttgtgtggggtgccgtgaactaagataagtgagggggcgggggaattctttaactaacctgcctgttagtgacttttttgttgctgaatttcattggctaaatcttccattgaaggttggtattttgtacacttcaggcccaagcaagcgctactaacttcatctgtcaatctgtttcttttgttataaacactgagaataaggcctcacaaaagtatgtagaggggaaaattgtgagtaaagccattgctttatttttcagggtgctaaaagtgtctggtagtcggttctaggcactccaaatttcctgttcgtagtggcactcctcttgattctcgaagtggcacctttccagattctcaagctttgacctcaagtcgacaaacacctgagcccagatactgtcttgaaattctgcaagttgcatctccaaatcatcaatttgcatccattgtaAACCATTTAATtacaaactactgtagactactacatcaggatacttaattattttcatggtctgttctagacttctaaactgactaaatctatcactaaactggtcaagtaacgagtctaaaacatgctggtacttcatatgcaagagttccatttcattttgtacagctgcactggccttctcaaaatactttgttacttgaggaaaatacttataagttttagtttctacatctcgcttgaaaattttaactttactttcaaaagcttttatgtatccaaacataacgtcaatacttttgccaaaaccttgtaactttaagttcagttcattaatatgaacagagagatctgtaaaaaacatcagggtgttgacccacttatcatcattaagctgaggaaagtttcccagatccttatcgtcaagacataccttaatttcttcaaagcacaccacaaagcgctcaagaactttgcctcggctcagccatcttacattattgtacatcagcagtccactgtaggtggaatcaacctccagtaaaagtgccgaaaattctcgcttgtggagggggcgagcagctattaaattaactatttttgtaacaactgacattaagttgtttaagtcggtgaatcctgccttggcacataaagactcctgatggataatacaatgaaaaggcacaatcagatgtccaatagcttctgtaaacaattcgacaaatccgacttttttccccaccatatttggtgccccatctgtcatcactgacacaactttagagatatcaatgcttaggtcacgaaatgtttgtataacaaccttacatatttcgcttcctgatttacttgttgacactgatactaactttgtCAGCTCTTCTCTCATttattgtgagaccatcagaatatcgaccaataatggccaactgagcatgtgatgtgacatcagtagtttcatcaagagagatcgaaaaatatttacacttccttatgtctctctttaattgatgttgtacgtttgtgttcagtctcattattcgatcttttatgatatttctactgagtggtaactcagatattctcttaataattgcatctttattctgcatatcgtgaaatagaactggtgcacatcttaggagagtttctttaataaattctccctcactgagcgcttttccatgctgagctatagagtgagcaatgctcaaacttgcagatgttaaatttgtagagtctttataaatttaaggatggaattagattggctcttataaaggtgtagctgcctggaaatgtattccttcctttcatcctaacttttttccaagagctgggaatgattagtttcaaaatgtttatttacattccatgttctgcttactaccgtttcagtacgtagaacgcaaaatgatctgccatttttttctataaagccatacatctcggtccatgtcttttgaaagggtcggccactgctactaccacttcctttatttaaccttagttttttattttttgggttctccatcaggggggcagtgacagaagatagaattatagatagcttgttaggcctgcaggcaattaggggttaactagcctaactaaccacaaaatgatgcatataactgtcttttaggaaagggcagggttaataagcagaaatatgggttaataaggatgcacaacagtaatagtgggaaatggagtctgcactatggagcaagatggtgtttcTTATGTGGattaaaatggctgctgctatttctaatggcgggaaacggcacccatagcacgccacaaaccctcacctctcccagcctccccctcacttatctcagtaatgatggataatgaacagtagataatggttgctatggttaactgttatttggttactggtgatggcagggcccccagagatgcatcccccgctgcgttccgctgcttcCTGCTCTGCTGGTGGAAGTGAGGGCTAAGATCCCAGCTTAACTGGAAGTCCCAGcactagacactctgtgccagacttctgttgttttggcctacagacctccggcacagagtgtctaataggggaggttgaaacatttgcgactagagttaactccaagactctagtcgcaaatgtttcatcctcaggagcagcaaatgtttcatcctcggcatgcagccgcctcagtggccgcctgtcatcagaaatggctacgtgtgtcagtgctgacacgcgtgtcataggttcgccatcactgctataagAGAACGTTTATTTAGAGAAAGTCACAGGTAGAAGTGATCCTGatctgtagaagaaatgggctcagaaaacaggttacagaggcaaagaagggcccttggagcttaggagaaagagaggcaaagaaaaacgtgcgggggcggggcagagggggggggaaacgggggtagggagagaggaaaggcgtGGGCATACTCCATACAGAGAGCTGTGCTGGGTCCTCCCTTCTCAGGGTGTTTAAGGGAGGAGATTTTGGGGAGACCCCATGGGCGGGTCTCATTAGAAAATCCATTAGCTTTTCAGGTGTGCCCCTTCAGGGccgtggtctctactgattggtcagagccaggagggagggtcattagtcaatgcagctgatcCTAATGCCTGCCATGgcattgcttgtctggttttgctgcttttttggACCTAGAGCTGAAACACAACGGAGGCCTAGATATATTTCATGTaagtcagaacctcattgtcctgggggCTTATTGCTTTAAAGGCTCTTCTCCGGCCCCTTGTTCGTTCCCCCTCTAGGGAGTCTACAGCATGACCAGCGGCACCCAGGGAGGAAGGGTCAGGGGAGGTCTGAACTGCACGGCCAgccatatgctaggggaggaaaggttatcCTGGGGGCAAGTTCGTGGTTTTcccagtttttcttgttgctaGGCACTCAGAGATTTCCTCCCTGGTGACCTTCCATACCTGACCTATTGTCCTtgttctgctcatgtctgtctaagtGCCTACCATATTATATGTATGTACTagctttcctgttgcaggaaaaatcctgcaataggatttcctgctgcactctaccccgcctccgttccttcCTTGTCGccagcctcaccttctcctccagcctgcccgagtttcccttcgccccctgccccgcctccaccccgcccttgtcgccagccccgcccttctcctccacgccccccccccccccgcctggcttgcttgcttctttgaagctttactcccttctgcagctcttggcttctttggacgctatcttgatatgcaaattagccgccatctttgttggggtaatttgcatactcgtcccgatgggctggtgggcgtggcttggctggtgggcgtggcttaggtgtagcgaaggtgcggtcaatttgcatatttgtctattattagattagatgtgtaATTGTGTCtatatgtctgtgtatgtgtatctgtgtGATTATTTGCATGTATGTGTAACTAACTGTATTTGTGTCTGAATATGCCTGTATGTGTTGAATTACATGAAGGGACACAGAGGCACAAATTTCAGGGGCACAGGACCCGGCAGGTTGAGGAGTGAGGCTCATTGGACAGGCTGACAGGGGACAAAGGGACAGGGAATAAGGTGAAGAGGGAGATGCCATTGCAGCTGGGGCTAGAAATCCAGAGTGAGCAGGGATGGGAAAATGACACCAGGACTCTGTGGAGACAAGTTCTGAGCTGAGgatgttgcctcccacacaccgcTCGCTCGCTAGCTGGGGCTGATTCAATTCAAAACAGGAAGGGAGTTGGCGGTAACAAGAGTATTGTGCAAAAGTGCGTTGGGGGAAGGACAGCTAACGACATGTGGGGTGAGGACAAGAAACATCTGATGCAGTTTCCAGAGCCAGGGAAGGGTTCCCAATGTCCAGCTGCCACAAGACTGAGAGGTGCCGGTGCAGGTTGGGTATAGTTGTGGCAGCGCTGGTTGTGTAAACCTCCAAGCTTCAAGATGTCCTTCAGCCCCGCTTTCAAGTTAGCGAGATGCCAAGATCTGTAAGTGAAACGAACTGAGGCCCGCATGGAGGCTGAAAAGGAACGTGGACGAGGTAAGGGGGCAGGGTGAAGGATGGAGGGTGGGAAGACCTTGGAGTGTTCTGAAGGCAGAAGAACGTAGAAAACATTCAGAAGGAGGCGTGTGGTGGAGGGGGGTCGAGGACCAGGGAGACCTGGAGTGTGGGGAGCCCAGAAAAATCTAGAACATGAAGCGGTGGGAGGGGGCTGGTGTGGTGGCCCAAGATGGGCAGAGCCCAGAGGAATATAGAAAAGGGGAGAGGacaagaagaaaggagggaagaggatgaaGAAAGGGCCACGACTCTGGAGAAGGGTGGTACATCTCGAGCTGAGGAATTGTCTTTCAGGGGTTGGGACTACTTGTCcacacttctttctttttctttttttttttaattgattttctacagaggaagagagagggacagagagtcagaaacatcgatgagagagaaacatgatcagctgcctcctgcacaccccgcactggggacgcgcccgcaaccaaggcacatgcccctgaccggaaatgaacccgggacccttgagtcctcaggccgacgctctatccactgagccaaaccggctccggccacacttttatttcttaatacaaACAGAGGCCTCAATCATATCCCACGCTGTTTAAACTGTAGGACTAACAGGCCCCTTTAGGATGGCACAGGGGCTAGTTCAAGTCCACATCCTTTCCCAACCATGTCTGTCTTTAAACTTCTGAGGGATCCTCTGTAGCACGGAGCTTCATCTTCCCTCTGTCTCTACCGTAATTTGTCCCCTGCcccctttttttggttaatcctcacctaaggatatttcttccattactTTTTCTGAGacaatggaagggaaggagggagggagggagggagatagagagatagatagatagatagatagatagatagatagatagatagataggaacattgatgtgagagagacacattgactggttgcctcccccacacacccaacCAGGGGCGGGAGTAAACCCTTgtctaggaatcaaacccacaactcttcGGGTGCATGGGaagaggctctaaccactgagcaaggcCAGCAAGGCCTTGAAGACTTCCTGCCCCAAAGGCTGCTCGCTGAGGCTGATTTCCGCTAGGCTGCCATTTTGTTGAATCCTCCCCTCGAATCCGGAAATGCCCTAGATCAGCCCCTGTGATCTGTACTTACAGTGCCCTCTCCTGTTCTTCATGCCAAGGCAAGAGGTTTTCAAAGTCTCCTCAGGATTCCACTCCAGAATTTCAGTTCTAAAACCTCCCCATCCCCTAAACCCTCCTGCCCCATGGAGATGTCCTCCTGGCTCCTCATGGTTTCCCTCCAGatggggacccctccccagctcAGAGCCCAGGCCAGAGACTCACCTCACCTCAAAATGAGAAGGAAGTCACCACAGAACAAGCCCTGAgaccacattattttttttaaatttaataaatttttattgttcagattattatgtcactgattctattatattcaccaatttattctgttccacagatttttaattcacttgatttttagattcacttgttaatagatacgtatttgttatctgtgaaactctttatctgaccttcaattctgaatgataactttgctgggtagattaatcttggttgtaggttcttggtattcatcactttgaatattatttgccactcccatctggcctgcataatttctattgagaaatcagctgactatcgtatgggtgctcccttgtaggtaactaactgtttttctcttgctgcttttaatattttctctttgtcttttgctgctggcattttaattatgatgtgtgttgttgtggtcctctttggattccttttgtttgcaGATCTGTGCAAATCTGATGTCATCttacacagaccactagatacactagtgtctggatctccaatggggtgcaggtcagctactgtcagaccacccagcaagagctacagcaagaactacagttttctcctctttgcttggggtttggaggttttggtgCTGTCTAATcggagctgcagtttgttaggttaagctgcaatagggcaggccatttatatgcaaaagctgctgagtggagcttgggtgtgtttgtagattgtgcggggcagggtctcaggtcGTCACTAGggtagggcgtggcaaacagcaatggctgccagtcagccatctctgtctttccgcgtttccaagtccccgtgtcccgtgccccagtgcagtaaacaatgattgctgggcgcacctctgtaAGAAAGTCACCCTCATTTTACGACCCGATGGCTGatagtccagcttctccccataggagtttgggtccccagcgtctccccagaaactggagttcagagtaatccgGAGCTTGTccccctttgggttgaaaaaaagcagcacatccaactgcccgccaccagcccaattcgcgcgcctccgtacctcaagTTTTTAGTGcaatgctcttttctttttccttttagttgtagaacttccactcagccagctttcctgtggttctggttctagacgttttgtcttttaattgtagttttgaaattgttgtataaggcagcagtttaggtgtttatctatgccaccatcttggtttctcttctgAGACCACATTCTTGTTGGGAAATCCTTATCCTCTCAGCCTTAATGTGGGGTTAATACGAAGATGAAAACAGTCCAGAATGAAAATTTCACACCAGTTGTTTTTGTAACTGCAGTTGAGGAATTGGTCCAGACAGCCAAGACAAGAATCTGTTTGTCTTTCTAAGGTGATTATTGAATCATATGGGAATTATATTTAGTAATGAAGCAGCAGTCTCCTCTGTTAATGTCCCACAAAGGCTCATAAAAAATGTCAGGTTATCTTTTAAGACTTCACAAAGATTGTGTAGACACAAGCAGGGTTCATAAACAGAAATTAAGGCACAATTACTTTTTTCTGGTTGGCGAAGTACTATCTTCTAAAGAAATATGATGTTTTCTAAAAATTTCACGACTTACTGGTTTGATGCAGCTGAAATTATCTTGTCAAGCACAAACATCAGAATAATCGCAATGACATTTGCTGCCCACAGGTCTAAGATGTTCACGGCTTGCTCCATTCCTCTTGTTATTAATTTAGCTCTTACCAAAGTCCATAGGTGCTTAGAGAAGGCATCAAAAGTAGTAG is a window from the Eptesicus fuscus isolate TK198812 chromosome 21, DD_ASM_mEF_20220401, whole genome shotgun sequence genome containing:
- the ERICH4 gene encoding glutamate-rich protein 4; the encoded protein is MELWRQLRQAGLVPPGLGPPPRALRGVPPSWRAGQTLMSPGTDTDGARESLLWIWEELENLRRVDVQLLGQLCSLGLEMAVLREELVAFLEEEEEEEEIFLEEEEDEEPEGKQEEVHLGASCPASGHRLPDFEMTI